In one window of Janthinobacterium sp. 1_2014MBL_MicDiv DNA:
- a CDS encoding MFS transporter: MTLPSSRPSLKTVLIASGVVLTLAMGVRHGLGFWMQPISQANGWTRETYSLALAMQNLMWGVFGPFAGMAADRFGTMRVVIVGAISYMAGLVWMALVTQPTLFIVGSGIFIGLALACTAFGAISGIIGRSAPPEQRSWAFGISSAAGSFGQFLMMPVEQQLISAVGWQNAFYVLAALVLLAMIPMAFYLREPPVTHASGPQQSVGAAFSEAVASRSFWLLLAGYFVCGFQLVFIGVHLPAYLKDQGLMNPNIAVTALALIGLFNIVGSYYAGKLGGKIAKRYLLSAIYVARAVVITLFLLAPLSSWSVYLFAAGMGVLWLSTVPLTNGIIAGIFGVKHLSMLAGMVFFSHQVGSFLGAWLGGYLYEHQGTYHAVWMITIGLGLLAALINLPIDERAVKRAAVAA; encoded by the coding sequence CCTGATCGCCAGCGGCGTCGTCCTGACCCTGGCGATGGGCGTGCGCCATGGCCTGGGCTTCTGGATGCAGCCGATTTCGCAAGCCAATGGCTGGACGCGCGAAACGTATTCGCTGGCGCTGGCCATGCAAAACCTGATGTGGGGCGTCTTCGGCCCGTTCGCCGGCATGGCGGCCGACCGCTTCGGCACCATGCGCGTCGTCATCGTCGGCGCCATCAGCTACATGGCCGGCCTCGTGTGGATGGCGCTCGTCACGCAGCCCACGCTGTTCATTGTCGGCTCGGGCATCTTCATCGGCCTGGCGCTGGCCTGCACGGCGTTTGGCGCCATCAGCGGCATCATCGGCCGCAGCGCACCGCCCGAGCAGCGTTCGTGGGCCTTCGGCATCTCGTCGGCGGCCGGCTCGTTTGGCCAGTTCCTGATGATGCCGGTCGAGCAGCAACTGATTTCCGCCGTGGGCTGGCAAAACGCCTTTTACGTGCTGGCCGCGCTGGTGCTGCTGGCCATGATCCCGATGGCCTTTTACCTGCGCGAGCCGCCCGTTACGCACGCCAGCGGTCCGCAGCAAAGCGTCGGCGCCGCCTTCAGCGAAGCCGTCGCCAGCCGCTCTTTCTGGCTGCTGCTGGCGGGGTATTTCGTGTGCGGCTTCCAGCTGGTGTTCATCGGCGTGCACTTGCCGGCCTACCTGAAGGACCAGGGCCTGATGAATCCGAATATCGCCGTCACGGCGCTGGCGCTGATCGGCCTGTTCAATATCGTCGGCTCCTACTACGCGGGCAAGCTGGGCGGAAAAATCGCCAAGCGCTATCTGCTGTCGGCCATCTACGTGGCCCGCGCGGTGGTCATCACGCTGTTCCTGCTGGCGCCCTTGTCGTCATGGTCGGTGTACCTGTTCGCCGCCGGCATGGGCGTGCTGTGGCTGTCGACCGTGCCGCTGACGAATGGCATCATCGCCGGCATCTTCGGCGTGAAGCACCTGTCGATGCTGGCCGGCATGGTGTTTTTCTCGCACCAGGTGGGCAGTTTTCTCGGTGCATGGCTGGGCGGCTACCTGTACGAGCACCAGGGCACGTACCACGCCGTGTGGATGATCACCATCGGCCTGGGCTTGCTGGCCGCGCTGATCAACCTGCCGATCGACGAGCGCGCCGTCAAGCGCGCGGCGGTGGCGGCGTAA
- a CDS encoding REP-associated tyrosine transposase, whose protein sequence is MRYRRAFQPGGSFFFTVVTAHRRPVFATATAVDFLRHAFRTVRHKRPFNIDAIVILPDHLHCIWTLPEGDADFMTRWRLIKTWFSKHAGIKDTWQHRFWEHVLRDGRDLANHVDYIHYNPVKHGLVEQVIDWPYSSFHRYLKQGWCAADWGGEGVDVAGIGRE, encoded by the coding sequence ATGCGATACCGACGCGCATTCCAGCCAGGCGGCAGCTTTTTTTTCACGGTGGTGACGGCACACCGCCGGCCCGTTTTTGCTACTGCCACTGCCGTGGATTTTCTGCGGCACGCTTTCCGCACCGTACGCCATAAACGGCCATTCAATATCGACGCTATCGTTATCCTGCCCGATCACCTGCATTGCATCTGGACCCTGCCTGAAGGCGATGCCGATTTCATGACGCGCTGGAGGCTGATCAAGACATGGTTCAGCAAGCATGCAGGCATTAAAGATACTTGGCAGCACCGCTTCTGGGAGCATGTGCTCCGCGACGGACGCGACCTCGCCAATCATGTCGATTACATCCATTACAACCCGGTCAAGCATGGTTTGGTGGAGCAAGTCATCGATTGGCCGTATTCCAGTTTTCATCGGTATTTAAAGCAGGGATGGTGTGCCGCGGATTGGGGCGGGGAGGGCGTGGACGTGGCGGGTATTGGGCGGGAGTGA